One Podospora pseudopauciseta strain CBS 411.78 chromosome 5 map unlocalized CBS411.78m_5, whole genome shotgun sequence DNA window includes the following coding sequences:
- the GGA2 gene encoding ARF-binding protein (BUSCO:EOG09261KZ6; COG:U; EggNog:ENOG503NV9I), translated as MEAASARYAARDRWGDPGHPAPSQLLRYIASACSPENYEPNLALNLEISDLINAKKGSAPREAAVAIVNYINHRNPNIAMLALNLLDICVKNCGYPFHLQISTKEFLNELVRRFPERPPIRPTRVQLKILELIEEWRGTICETSRYREDLGFIRDMHRLLSYKGYTFPEVRREDAAVLNPSDNLKSAEEMEKEEREAQSAKLQELIRRGTPEDLREANQLMKIMTGYDTRSKVDYRAKAAEEVAKIQQKARLLEERLAQFKPGDKMADGDVFSELASALSSAQPKIQKMCEEESEDHEAVAKLLEINDAIHRTFQRYRLLKKGDFEGAAKLADPNFTPSASAGGKGAAGELSLIDFDDAVADTNGSGSQGASQASGSGLENDLLGLSLGETSSYGQTGGIALGFGANTNIPGPALLSSVTQNNSAGGNYSASTSTSPAPPPGFSNFSAFSSAPSSKTTTPKPVRSAFSPPASKPVSNDPFAQLASLGSKPATPTPAAPQNNDDDEWSFSSALPPEAPAQPREHTAVINNTNLKIDFKAFRAAEGQPPVDLLMLFSNNTPFPVTELHFQLAVTKGYELQLTPQSGRNLLPKQINGVKQEVKVWRSGDKSQKVEKIKLRWRVSYKLNGEVKNEMGEVPEFSIP; from the exons ATGGAGGCGGCCTCGGCGCGATACGCGGCAAGGGACCGCTGGGGAGACCCGGGTCACCCGGCGCCGTCACAGCTTCTACGATATATTGCTTCGGCCTGCAGTCCCGAGAACTACGAACCCAACCTCGCGCTCAATCTCGAGATCAGCGACCTCATCAACGCCAAGAAGGGCTCAGCCCCGCGCGAGGCGGCCGTGGCCATTGTCAACTACATCAACCACCGCAACCCCAACATTGCCATGCTGGCTCTGAACTTGTTGGACATATGCGTCAAGAACTGCGGCTACCCTTTCCACTTGCAAATCAGCACCAAGGAGTTCCTGAACGAGCTGGTCCGCCGCTTCCCCGAACGCCCGCCTATCCGCCCGACCCGTGTCCAGCTCAAGATCCTCGAGCTGATAGAAGAATGGCGCGGTACGATTTGCGAGACGAGCAGGTACAGGGAGGACTTGGGGTTCATTAGAGATATGCACCGGTTATTGAGTTATAAGGGGTATACGTTCCCGGAGGTCAGGAGGGAGGATGCGGCCGTGTTGAATCCTAGCGAT AATTTGAAATCGGCagaggagatggaaaaggaggagagggaagcCCAGTCGGCCAAGCTACAAGAGCTCATTCGCAGGGGCACCCCTGAGGACCTTCGCGAGGCCAACCAACTGATGAAAATTATGACGGGTTATGATACAAGATCGAAGGTCGACTACCGCGCCAaagcggcggaggaggtggccaAAATTCAGCAgaaggcgaggttgttggaggagaggttaGCGCAGTTTAAGCCCGGTGATAAGATGGCAGACGGTGATGTGTTCTCGGAGCTTGCCTCAGCCCTGTCTAGCGCCCAACCAAAGATCCAGAAGATGTGTGAGGAAGAGTCGGAAGACCACGAAGCTGTCGCGAAGCTGCTGGAAATTAACGATGCCATTCACCGGACTTTCCAGAGATACAGGCTGCTGAAGAAGGGAGACTTTGAGGGTGCTGCCAAGTTGGCCGACCCCAATTTCACCCCATCGGCGAGTGCTGGTGGGAAGGGCGCAGCCGGCGAGCTGTCTTTGATTGACTTTGACGATGCTGTGGCAGACACAAACGGTTCTGGCAGTCAAGGGGCATCTCAAGCTTCCGGATCTGGTCTTGAAAATGACCTCCTAGGCCTGTCCTTAGGGGAAACGAGTAGCTACGGCCAAACGGGCGGTATTGCTTTGGGTTTTGGTGCCAATACTA ATATCCCTGGCCCGGCTCTTTTGTCTTCGGTTACACAAAACAACAGCGCTGGAGGGAACTACAGCGCATcgacatcaacctcaccagcaccaccccctggcTTCTCAAATTTTTCCGCCTTCAGCTCGGCGCCCTCGTCCAAGACGACCACCCCAAAGCCTGTCAGGTCGGCGTTCTCACCGCCCGCCTCCAAACCAGTTTCCAACGATCCCTTTGCCCAACTGGCCTCTCTTGGCTCCAAGCCAGCGACACCCACGCCAGCGGCACCCCAAAAcaacgacgatgacgagtGGAGTTTCTCCTCGGCCCTCCCACCAGAAGCTCCCGCCCAGCCCAGGGAGCACACGgccgtcatcaacaacaccaatcTCAAGATTGACTTCAAGGCCTTCCGAGCGGCCGAGGGACAACCACCGGTGGATTTGCTCATGCTGTTCAGCAACAACACTCCCTTCCCAGTAACGGAACTGCACTTTCAACTAGCAGTGACCAAA GGCTATGAGTTACAACTCACGCCACAGTCCGGCCGTAATCTCTTGCCAAAACAAATCAACGGGGTCAAACAGGAGGTCAAGGTGTGGCGCTCGGGGGACAAGTCGCAGAAGGTGGAAAAGATCAAGCTGCGGTGGAGGGTGAGCTACAAGCTgaatggggaggtgaagaacgagatgggggaggtgccGGAGTTTAGTATTCCGTAG
- the LCB1 gene encoding serine palmitoyltransferase component (EggNog:ENOG503NWAB; COG:E) has protein sequence MDLQDLQTRLNLFLDHAATTFQKVPGSAVLIRYVRSSYQNDPVRSAIELVLVIFFIRYLLSPSYSTSKVNYVKLTEDEIDELVEEWTPEPLVAPLTPLEETSLEKLPIIVGPSGPKSKLSTGKTVTNLASYNFYNLNANEQIKEKAIATLRTYGVGPCGPPQFYGTQDVHMKAEADIASYLGTEKCIVYAQAFSAISSVIPAFCKRGDVIVADRAVNYSIRRGLEISRSNIRWYNHNDFEDLEQVMRGVVAEQKKKGKLTRRFIVTEGLFETCGDMNNLPKLVELKEKYKFRIILDETWSFGVLGRTGRGLTEHQNVDPTQIDMIVGSLAGPLCAGGGFCAGDGDVVEHQRIAAAAYTFSAALPAMLAMTASESLNVLQSNPEILAGCRENVRLLRGQLAEGRSEWVVCTSAAENPVQLLVLREEVVRARRLGLEDQERLLQECVDEALANGVLITRLKGMSISTHNSLKDGSWIVQPALKVCVTSGLSKKDIEKAGQTIRHAITKVMTKKVNNKLNLPAA, from the exons ATGGACCTCCAAGACCTCCAAACCcgcctcaacctcttcctcgaccACGCGGCGACCACCTTCCAAAAGGTCCCTGGCAGCGCAGTCCTCATCCGCTATGTCAGGTCCAGCTACCAAAACGACCCCGTCAGATCCGCCATcgagctggtgctggtcatcttcttcatccgtTATCTCCTCAGCCCAAGTTACTCGACCAGCAAGGTCAACTACGTCAAGCTCACCGAAGAC GAAATCGACGAACTAGTCGAAGAATGGACCCCCGAACCCCTCGTCGCCCCTCTCACCCCCCTAGAAGAAACCTCGCTCGAGAAactccccatcatcgtcggccCCTCGGGCCCCAAATCCAAACTCTCCACCGGCAAAAccgtcaccaacctcgcctcgTACAACTTTTACAACCTCAACGCCAACGAGCAAATCAAGGAGAAAGCCATCGCCACTCTTCGGACGTACGGCGTTGGGCCCTGCGGTCCTCCCCAGTTCTACGGAACGCAGGACGTGCACAtgaaggccgaggccgatATCGCGAGCTACCTAGGCACAGAGAAGTGCATCGTCTACGCCCAGGCCTTTTCGGCGATTTCGTCCGTGATTCCCGCGTTTTGCAAACGCGGGGATGTTATCGTGGCTGACAGGGCGGTCAATTACTCTATTCGGAGAGGGTTGGAGATCAGCAGGAGCAACATCAGGTGGTACAACCACAACGACTTTGAGGACCTGGAGCAAGTCATGAGGGGCGTTGTGgcggagcagaagaagaagggcaagctGACCAGACGGTTTATTGTCACCGAGGGACTGTTTGAGACGTGCGGGGATATGAATAATCTGCCCAAGCTGGTggagctgaaggagaagTACAAGTTTAGGATTATTCTGGACGAGACTTGGTCGTTTGGCGTGCTGGGgcggacggggagggggttgacggaGCATCAGAATGTTGATCCGACGCAGATTGACATGATCGTGGGGAGCTTGGCTGGGCCGCTGTGCgcggggggtgggttttgcgcgggggatggggatgtggttgaGCACCAGAGGatcgcggcggcggcgtacACCTTTTCTGCGGCGCTGCCGGCCATGTTGGCCATGACGGCGAGCGAGAGCTTGAATGTGTTGCAGAGCAACCCCGAGATTTTGGCGGGGTGCAGGGAGAATGTCAGGTTATTGAGGGGGCAGCTGGCCGAGGGGAGGAGCGAGTGGGTTGTCTGCACGAGCGCGGCGGAGAACCCGGTGCAGcttttggtgttgagggaggaggtggtgagggcgaggaggttggggttggaggaccAGGAGAGGTTGCTGCAGGAGTGTGTGGATGAG GCTCTTGCGAACGGGGTTTTGATCACCAGGCTCAAGGGGATGAGCATTTCTACTCATAACAGCCTGAAGGATGGGAGCTGGATTGTCCAGCCTGCGCTCAAGGTGTGTGTCACTTCGGGCTTGAGCAAGAAGGACATCGAGAAGGCGGGGCAGACGATCAGGCATGCTATTACCAAGGTTATGACCAAGAAGGTTAATAACAAGCTTAACTTGCCTGCTGcgtga
- the TSR3 gene encoding ribosome biogenesis protein tsr3 (COG:S; EggNog:ENOG503NUW8; BUSCO:EOG092656RK), translating into MVRHKKDNFSRGGKNPHRGPPRHSNRPESNPNNDDPTLPSSSTTTRSRPAFKAACWDLGHCDPKRCSGKKLMKLGLMRDLHLGQRHAGVIITPNGKQTVSPADRPILEANGAAVVECSWARTQEVQWNKVGGKHERLLPYLVAANTVNYGKPWRLNCVEALAAAFAICGHLEWAEEILAPFSYGKAFLEINEKLLKKYAACEDEAGVKRAQEEWMERLDREYAENREEAEGDDIWAGGNVNRRAPIDSDDSDEEEEDDEEDDDDDDDDEEEEEDEVDGIYLGSNPPPQKGKQKQSQPIPEEEEKDPFAISDDSDDDAEMEAIRRKILASKPFTEKEAILEKKPEVISRPTPHLQNMKPDSDAEPDSDNGSDNEDFDDIIDATPMTDRIGLSKLEKERARVQTTSRTFSSGGANAPNRW; encoded by the coding sequence ATGGTCCGCCACAAAAAAGACAACTTCTCCCGCGGCGGCAAGAACCCTCACCGCGGCCCCCCCCGCCACTCCAACCGCCCCGaatccaaccccaacaacgaTGACCctaccctcccctcctcctccaccaccacccgctccCGCCCGGCCTTCAAAGCCGCCTGCTGGGACCTAGGCCACTGCGACCCCAAACGCTGCTCCGGCAAGAAACTCATGAAGCTCGGCCTCATGCGCgacctccacctcggccagcGCCACGCTggcgtcatcatcacccccaacgGCAAACAGACAGTCTCCCCCGCCGACCGCCCCATCCTGGAAGCCAACGGCGCCGCCGTGGTCGAGTGCTCCTGGGCGCGCACCCAAGAGGTCCAATGGAACAAAGTCGGCGGCAAACACGAGCGTCTCCTCCCCTACCTCGTCGCCGCCAACACAGTCAACTACGGCAAGCCCTGGAGGTTAAACTGCGTCGAGGCTCTCGCGGCCGCTTTTGCGATTTGCGGACATTTAGAATGGGCCGAGGAGATCCTCGCTCCTTTCTCGTATGGCAAGGCGTTTTTGGAGATCAACGAGAAGTTGCTCAAGAAGTACGCTGCCTgtgaggatgaggcgggGGTCAAGAGGGCGCAGGAGGAatggatggagaggttggacaGGGAGTATGCTGAGAAtagggaggaggccgagggggaTGATATCTGGGCGGGGGGCAATGTCAACAGACGAGCCCCAATAGACTCGGACGATtcggatgaggaagaggaggacgacgaggaggatgatgatgatgatgatgatgatgaagaggaggaagaggatgaggttgatgggatATACCTTGGAAGCAATCCGCCACCACAAAAAGGGAAACAAAAGCAATCTCAACCAATaccagaggaggaagagaaggaccCGTTTGCGATATCAGACGACAGCGATGACGACGCCGAGATGGAGGCTATTCGGAGGAAGATTCTGGCTTCGAAACCGTTCAccgagaaggaggccatACTTGAGAAGAAACCAGAAGTGATCTCTAGGCCAACACCACATTTGCAAAACATGAAGCCAGACTCGGATGCAGAACCAGATTCGGACAATGGGTCGGATAACGAGGACTTTGACGACATTATCGATGCCACACCCATGACAGATCGCATTGGGTTGTCAAAACTGGAGAAGGAGCGTGCCAGGGTCCAGACAACAAGCCGGACATTCTCGTCAGGAGGAGCAAATGCTCCAAATAGGTGGTAA
- the IFM1 gene encoding translation initiation factor IF-2 (EggNog:ENOG503NY0Z; BUSCO:EOG09261OIA; COG:J): MRGGLWQKQRRPSACLLCSYSYSYNFRHSLRSGASARIFSALVSNGLTEPTTLSISRRPTTSGQVRISNNTRNNGFMPAWAKAPPPKLEPPAPKPPPPPPPPPPPPPPPPPPKASTPPPPPPPPPRQWQPSPARDQKSERSSTPFQFSRHKNYNPADKPTFNPSDRPTFNPSDRPTFNPPPSSQSKPSNPFPEWANLTRRRSNNDTGTVKGFDFSRPARSMPFDKPVPPPSSEYQQTHRRRLTASQLGGGEQSPAQQPHSNSPSDEWAKLVAANKEESRQPKKIMPTAEDKAAWAWADETGQRPQVRRVESQEQGEGGRYVHPEDRVAASLRGTWGMQAAGTVVQVVGEEGETVGRREGGRGREREVVVEKSKRSKGGRRRNDDEDEEFDVDYAEERRRRKAERKAEKERQRLAELDGPTPILLPEFISVSNLASALGVKARDFVRQLEELGFEEVSQESILTGETAALVAQEYGFEPTVETGETEDLRPRPPPEDPSSLPLRPPVVTIMGHVDHGKTTLLDYLRKSSIVSQEHGGITQHIGAFSVKMSSGKQITFLDTPGHAAFLSMRQRGATVTDMVILVVAADDSVKPQTIEAIKHARGANVPIIVAINKMDKPEANPDRVKADLGAQGVELEDFGGDVQVVEVSGKTGLGMDDLEENILLLAEMLDIRAEQDGMAEGWVLESSIKPIGRVATVLVKRGTLRPGDFIVAGRVSTKIRLLRNEAGVEIPEAPPGTAVEILGWREPPAAGDQVLQAPDEDTAKVAVRYRQEQKEREEAIEQMAEMEKERKEKEAAERAANGEEIPEDDEATGTKYLTYLIKGDVHGSVEAVTASILEQGNNEVRPRILKSSTGQINESDVEHAQVSGGAIINFNNPIAGHIKSMADAAGVPILDHNVIYHLVEDVRGRLSELLAPTVSFRVLAEAEVLKVFAINTKGRRYHNVAGCRVRNGVVNTGGRCKVLRGEEVVYEGTIDELKHGKKEVTEIKKGGECGIMFEGWDEFQEGDRIQMVEEIREKRKL; the protein is encoded by the exons ATGAGGGGTGGTCTATGGCAG AAGCAGAGGCGTCCATCCGCCTGCTTGCTCTGCAGTTACAGCTACAGCTACAACTTCCGACACAGCCTCCGGTCAGGCGCTTCCGCGAGAATCTTCTCAGCACTCGTTAGCAATGGCCTAACCGAGCCGACGACCTTGTCGATTTCGAGAAGACCAACAACTTCGGGCCAGGTCCGAATCTCGAACAACACCCGCAACAATGGCTTCATGCCAGCCTGGGCAAAGGCGCCCCCTCCGAAATTAGAGCCCCCAGCACcgaaacctcctccaccaccaccgccgccgcctcctcctcccccccctcctccgccgccaaaggcttctactcctcctccaccaccaccccctccccctcgtcaaTGGCAGCCCTCCCCAGCACGGGACCAAAAATCAGAACGAAGCAGCACCCCCTTCCAGTTCAGCCGCCACAAGAACTACAACCCCGCCGACAA ACCTACCTTCAACCCATCCGACAGACCTACCTTCAACCCATCCGACAGACCTACCTTcaaccctcccccatcttcaCAATCAAAACCGTCAAACCCCTTCCCCGAATGGGCCAACCTGACAAGAAGGCGAAGCAACAATGACACCGGCACTGTCAAAGGTTTTGACTTTTCCCGACCAGCAAGATCAATGCCGTTTGATAAGCCGGTTCCTCCTCCGTCGTCAGAGTATCAGCAGACGCATCGAAGACGGTTGACGGCTTCACaattggggggtggtgagcagAGCCCCGCGCAACAACCGCACAGCAATAGTCCGAGCGATGAGTGGGCTAAGCTTGTGGCTGCGAATAAGGAGGAGTCGAGGCAGCCAAAGAAGATTATGCCTACGGCCGAGGACAAGGCTGCATGGGCTTGGGCTGATGAGACGGGTCAGCGGCCgcaggtgaggagggtggagagtcAAGAgcagggggaaggggggaggtatGTACATCCGGAGGATAGGGTTGCTGCTTCGTTGCGTGGGACGTGGGGGATGCAAGCGGCCGGGACGGTTGTTCaggtggttggtgaggagggggagactgtcgggaggagggaaggtggtcgtgggagggagagggaggtggtggtggagaagtcGAAAAGGTCAAagggtggaaggaggaggaatgacgatgaggatgaggagtttGATGTTGATTATGCCGAGGAAAGGCGCCGACGcaaggcggagaggaaggcTGAAAAGGAAAGACAGAGGTTGGCCGAGTTGGATGGGCCGACGCCGATTTTGCTGCCCGAGTTCATCAGCGTTTCCAACCTTGCCAGTGCGCTGGGGGTGAAGGCTAGGGATTTTGTGAggcagctggaggagctgggctTTGAGGAGGTCAGTCAGGAGAGTATCTTGACCGGTGAGACGGCTGCGCTGGTGGCGCAGGAGTATGGGTTTGAGCCGACGGTGGAGACGGGAGAGACGGAGGATTTGAGGCCGAGACCGCCGCCGGAGGACCCCTCTTCTTTGCCGTTGCGACCGCCGGTGGTGACGATTATGGGGCATGTTGATCATGGGAAGACGACGTTGCTGGATTATCTGAGGAAGTCGTCGATTGTGAGTCAGGAGCATGGCGGGATTACGCAGCACATTGGTGCGTTTTCGGTTAAAATGAGTTCAGGGAAGCAGATTACTTTCTTGGATACACCGGGCCACGCAGCGTTTTTGTCGATGAGGCAGCGGGGAGCTACGGTGACGGATATGGTTattttggtggtggctgcggACGATAGTGTGAAGCCTCAGACTATTGAGGCTATCAAGCACGCGCGCGGGGCTAACGTTCCTATTATTGTTGCCATCAACAAGATGGACAAGCCCGAGGCGAACCCCGACCGTGTCAAGGCTGATCTTGGCGCTCAGGGGGTGGAGTTGGAGGACTTTGGCGGTGATGTTCAGGTTGTCGAGGTCAGTGGCAAGACTGGCTTGGGTATGGACGACCTCGAGGAGAATATTCTGCTGCTTGCCGAGATGCTCGACATCCGCGCGGAACAAGATGGCATGGCAGAGGGCTGGGTGTTGGAGTCCTCCATCAAGCCCATCGGTCGTGTGGCCACCGTTCTGGTCAAGAGGGGTACCCTCCGCCCAGGTGATTTTATCGTCGCCGGAAGAGTCTCCACCAAGATCCGTCTGCTGAGAAACGAAGCGGGTGTTGAAATCCCAGAGGCTCCTCCCGGAACAGCAGTCGAGAtcttggggtggagggaacCACCCGCGGCGGGTGATCAAGTCCTCCAGGCACCAGACGAAGACACAGCCAAGGTCGCCGTCCGGTACCGTCAGGAACAGAAGGAGCGCGAAGAGGCGATTGAGCAGATGGCGGAAATGGAAAAGGAGcgcaaggagaaggaagctgCCGAACGGGCTGCCAACGGGGAGGAAATTcctgaagatgatgaagccaCCGGCACAAAGTACCTCACTTACCTCATCAAAGGCGACGTCCACGGCTCTGTCGAGGCCGTAACGGCATCCATCCTCGAGCAAGGGAACAATGAAGTCCGCCCCAGGATCTTGAAATCGTCGACCGGGCAAATCAACGAGAGCGATGTCGAGCACGCGCAGGTTTCTGGCGGGGCGATTATCAACTTTAATAACCCCATCGCGGGACATATCAAGTCCATGGCTGACGCGGCGGGGGTGCCGATCTTGGATCATAATGTTATTTATCATTTGGTCGAGGATGTCAGGGGACGGTTGTCGGAGCTTTTGGCGCCGACGGTGAGCTTTAGGGTGTTGGCTGAGGCGGAGGTGCTGAAGGTGTTTGCGATTAATAccaaggggaggaggtatcATAATGTGGCGGGGTGCAGGGTGAGGAATGGGGTCGTGAATACCGGGGGGAGGTGTaaggtgttgaggggggaggaggtggtttaCGAGG GGACGATCGATGAACTCAAGCATGGCAAGAAGGAGGTGACCGAGATCAAAAAGGGTGGTGAATGTGGTATCATGTTCGAGGGGTGGGATGAGTTTCAAGAGGGCGATCGTATccagatggtggaggagattagggagaagaggaagttgTAA
- a CDS encoding uncharacterized protein (EggNog:ENOG503Q3XK) → MAPTKTSKGKARLTPKSTSSSPDTPPKPFQVAPPSLNPLTETLDPSHIYISHLDPRPSPFKRKIFLVPVAMNLLVLALFILRLRHIFPWYLQLLLSLSGQENPTTLRFTDLTTSQYLWVLLRRASTFLLDFTLAIFVWPWPYEFLIGSPLTGSPCHWRYKVGFRPSEIYLRRSRKWDVEILGKGKDLLANDDLRKVFWNQIRSATSPMLLQQKTGYLTMDANWDLDWAGMVAATELVDKKVIDERVFGTLVLVYHENFGWLSIDLSDTGAKPGTKEDERRKQVFKFRDALAAIGQEDLFFRWIEVVQFETGRPGGFTEERQVEVAQKIRDMFKEKGVDFDEFWKEAVGTEGLAGMP, encoded by the coding sequence ATGGCGCCCACCAAAACATCCAAAGGCAAAGCCCGCCTCACCCCcaaatccacctcctcctccccagacaccccccccaaacccttCCAGGTggcccccccctccctcaaccccctaaCAGAAACCCTCGACCCCTCCCACATCTACATCTCCCACCTCGacccccgcccctcccccttcaagCGCAAAATCTTCCTCGTCCCCGTAGCCATgaacctcctcgtcctcgctctcttcatcctccgGCTCCGCCACATCTTCCCCTGGtacctccaactcctcctctccctctccggTCAAGaaaaccccaccaccctccgctTCACcgacctcaccacctcccaatATCTTTGggtcctcctccgccgcgcctccaccttcctcctcgacttCACCCTCGCAATCTTCGTCTGGCCCTGGCCCTACGAATTCCTCATCGGCTCCCCCCTCACCGGCTCCCCCTGCCACTGGCGCTACAAAGTCGGGTTTCGCCCCTCAGAAATCTACCTCCGCCGCTCCCGCAAGTGGGATGTCGAAATCCTAGGTAAAGGTAAagacctcctcgccaacgacGACCTCCGCAAGGTGTTTTGGAACCAGATCCGTTCCGCCACGTCCCCTATGCTCCTGCAGCAAAAGACTGGGTACCTGACTATGGACGCGAATTGGGATTTGGACTGGGCGGGTATGGTCGCCGCCACGGAGCTGGTCGACAAGAAGGTTATTGACGAACGTGTCTTTGGGACGTTGGTGCTGGTGTACCATGAGAATTTCGGGTGGTTGAGCATTGATCTTTCTGACACGGGGGCTAAGCCGGGGAcgaaggaggatgagagaaGGAAGCAGGTGTTCAAGTTTAGGGATGCGCTCGCGGCGATTGGGCAGGAGGATTTGTTCTTTAGGTGGATCGAGGTTGTGCAGTTTGAGACGGGGAGGCCGGGGGGTTTTACGGAGGAAAGGCAGGTGGAGGTGGCGCAGAAGATTAGGGATATgttcaaggagaagggggtggattTTGATGAGTTTTGGAAGGAGGCCGTGGGGACGGAGGGGTTGGCTGGTATGCCCTGA
- a CDS encoding uncharacterized protein (EggNog:ENOG503P1TQ; COG:S) → MAGGSGAASSRGRGKFRKFTRGGGKHFSKNLRPLDADGNEMGMWGDAPAKDEEEDSDSDDDSSEEESEDDNDAVKIPTAAAEELSREERKKQKKAAKEAAIKAKKGPVQVGDMPSDSDEEESEEEASKMPANPNHSRAARNQTKVPKKSADDDEELAAGTKKLAVSAPNKKEREAIAAQEAKERYMKLHEQGKTDQAKADLARLREIRAKREEEAARRLAEKQEQDEANRLKKAEIEAKEAKKREAALGPAAKKKGKK, encoded by the exons ATGGCAGGCGGCAGCGGCGCAGCTAGCTCTCGCGGCAGAGGAAAGTTCAGAAAGTTCACCCGCGGTG GCGGCAAACACTTCTCCAAGAACCTCCGCCCCCTCGACGCTGACGGCAACGAAATGGGCATGTGGGGCGACGCCCCAGCcaaagacgaagaagaagactccGACTCTGACGATGACTCCTCGGAGGAGGAATCCGAAGACGACAACGACGCCGTCAAAATCcccacggcggcggcggaggagctaAGCCGCGAGGAGcgcaagaagcaaaagaaggccgccaaggaagccgccatcaaggcgaagaagggACCTGTCCAAGTGGGAGATATGCCGTCAGActctgacgaggaggagagcgaggaggaggccagcAAAATGCCTGCCAACCCGAACCACTCCCGTGCTGCTCGCAACCAGACCAAGGTCCCCAAGAAGAGCgcggatgatgacgaggaactCGCGGCCGGGACGAAGAAGCTGGCTGTTTCGGCGCCGAAtaagaaggagagggaggccaTTGCTGCgcaggaggccaaggagagaTATATGAAGCTTCATGAGCAGGGCAAGACGGATCAGGCAAAGGCGGAtttggcgaggttgagggagattAGGGcgaagagagaggaggaggcggcgaggagatTG GCTGAGAAGCAAGAGCAAGACGAGGCCAACCGTctcaagaaggccgagatcgaggccaaggaggccaagaagcgcGAGGCGGCTCTTGGTCCtgcggcgaagaagaagggcaagaaatGA